In a genomic window of Panthera tigris isolate Pti1 chromosome D4, P.tigris_Pti1_mat1.1, whole genome shotgun sequence:
- the DMRTA1 gene encoding doublesex- and mab-3-related transcription factor A1, with amino-acid sequence MEQSQCGSRDRSGSGRPHLAPGLVAAAPPPPSPALPVPPGIPVPPTFLRPPSLFLRAAAAAAGSGGCAPAPGLERGVGAVGCGYPRTPKCARCRNHGVVSALKGHKRFCRWRDCACAKCTLIAERQRVMAAQVALRRQQAQEESEARGLQRFLYPGPCGPGGRTPGGGSRTENSQASSGRVAVTTLGLGALRHTDLATPAFQVVQPDDMEENQELKESKYESCQSGQEEPVSKSHQRTLGSSPKPNGVIGKQNIRPSISENSTKDDSIQPPHPGELSGGEESPRSLSSSDLESGNESEWAKDFTATRASLPTLSSRPRDPLDILTRIFPSYRRSRLEGILQFCKGDVVQAIEQVLNGKEHRPDTRDLASSGELANTAFQRASNFSLGGIGFGTLGNKSAFSPLQTTSASYGGDSHLYSLNPRLGINPLRLAYSSPGRGLSGFMSPYLTPGLVPALPFRPALDYAFSGMIRDSSYLPSKDSITGGRLYSRPNQDNL; translated from the exons ATGGAGCAGTCACAGTGTGGCAGCAGAGACCGCAGCGGCAGCGGCCGACCCCACCTGGCCCCGGGGCTGGTGgcggccgcccctccgcccccgtCTCCGGCGTTGCCAGTGCCCCCGGGGATACCGGTTCCTCCAACTTTCCTGCGGCCGCCCAGCCTCTTTCTGCGGGCAGCCGCAGCCGCCGCGGGAAGCGGGGGCTGCGCGCCGGCTCCCGGACTGGAGAGAGGGGTGGGCGCCGTGGGCTGCGGCTATCCGCGGACACCCAAGTGCGCCCGTTGTCGCAACCACGGCGTCGTGTCGGCACTCAAGGGCCACAAACGCTTCTGCCGCTGGCGGGACTGCGCGTGTGCCAAGTGCACCCTGATAGCCGAGCGCCAGCGCGTCATGGCCGCCCAGGTGGCGCTGCGCCGGCAGCAGGCCCAGGAGGAGAGCGAGGCCCGGGGGCTGCAGAGGTTCCTGTACCCGGGGCCCTGCGGGCCCGGGGGTCGGACACCCGGAGGCGGCAGCCGAACGGAGAATTCCCAGGCCTCGAGCGGCCGTGTGGCAGTGACGACGCTGGGACTGGGTGCCCTGAGACACACTGATCTGGCGACCCCTGCTTTCCAAGTTGTCCAGCCAGATGATATGGAGGAAAACCAAG aacTAAAAGAGAGTAAATATGAATCATGCCAGAGTGGACAAGAAGAGCCAGTCTCCAAATCCCATCAACGTACTCTGGGATCCTCTCCTAAGCCTAATGGTGTCattggaaaacaaaacatcagGCCGTCTATTTCAGAAAACTCAACCAAGGATGATAGCATTCAGCCTCCTCACCCTGGGGAGTTatcaggaggggaagagagtccCAGGTCCCTGTCATCATCTGATTTGGAATCAGGAAATGAAAGTGAGTGGGCCAAAGACTTCACTGCTACCAGAGCCAGCCTTCCCACACTGTCCTCAAGACCAAGAGACCCTCTTGATATCCTTACCAGGATTTTCCCAAGTTATAGGCGTAGCCGACTAGAAGGCATTCTGCAGTTCTGCAAAGGGGATGTGGTCCAAGCCATTGAACAGGTCCTAAATGGGAAGGAGCACAGACCAGACACCAGGGACCTAGCAAGCTCAGGAGAATTGGCAAATACAGCTTTTCAGAGAGCTTCAAATTTTAGTTTAGGTGGAATTGGTTTTGGAACTCTAGGGAATAAATCagctttctctcctcttcagaCTACGTCTGCCTCTTATGGAGGTGATTCACATCTCTACAGCTTAAACCCCAGACTAGGTATCAATCCGTTACGGCTGGCATATTCCTCTCCAGGAAGAGGGCTATCTGGTTTTATGTCTCCTTACCTAACTCCGGGGTTGGTACCAGCACTGCCTTTTCGGCCAGCTTTGGATTATGCATTTTCAGGAATGATTAGGGATTCTTCCTACCTTCCTAGCAAAGACTCCATAACTGGTGGCAGATTGTATTCCAGGCCAAATCAGGACAATCTGTAA